In Syngnathoides biaculeatus isolate LvHL_M chromosome 5, ASM1980259v1, whole genome shotgun sequence, the following are encoded in one genomic region:
- the LOC133501031 gene encoding sialic acid-binding Ig-like lectin 5 isoform X2, giving the protein MAAVAGSKSTLGMLFPAWAALLFHGSVYTGTPDDNMFCNLGFCISLGKMLIVSEEGLCAYIPCSFSAPHFTPQSIVWFKCSQSKGGCGDTEIIFHSKNRSKVSNDFRYRVWMSEIDVSRRDCSIMINNLKASDSGVYLLRVNGLLSNKPDGYTFRNTVWLTVTALRQKPALQIPTLVAGQAATLTCEAPGICSGFIPAISWMWRSTEENTSLGVVPNLTTSNSEIFTSPYGIKYRSSLVFTATAEHHGRDITCKVSYWRNNVTTETTGTLNVTYVKPLYISGQTTLKAGDTLILLCTVDSFPPSRLTWKVPDLNATKVRRGLQPSPTITSAYLVIPNMTTAHAGRYECTTTQNTAHVDVMVTWFTGILNGSGCSMRGPLLTCVCISGGVPLPAISWPLLGNRTVCSADTAVYNHTINASFVLLVDDLNITAVACVSVHRNGEDRKMLQVQKTLKSEDQDVKKIMSMLRPDVFIAFLSGALLSAILCWLSKTICRKAKKSSGGLARELMDPQEEPQEYALKDCGEEGSKADVEYASINFSALRRNDAREVVTSHHGTEYAEIKTKGDGDRLPEQNDDQTEEIKVEDRTESEDDKKEEEEEEEVVYSNVKDAMMS; this is encoded by the exons ATGGCTGCAGTGGCGGGCTCAAAGTCTACCTTGGGGATGTTGTTTCCCGCGTGGGCCGCTTTGCTCTTCCATGGGAGCGTCTACACGG GCACACCGGATGACAACATGTTCTGCAATTTGGGCTTCTGCATCAGTCTCGGAAAAATGTTGATCGTGTCTGAGGAGGGACTCTGCGCCTACATCCCCTGCTCCTTTTCCGCTCCCCACTTCACACCTCAGAGCATCGTGTGGTTCAAGTGCTCCCAAAGCAAAGGAGGATGTGGCGACACAGAGATCATCTTCCACTCCAAGAACAGATCCAAAGTCTCAAACGACTTCCGATATCGAGTTTGGATGTCTGAGATTGACGTGAGTCGCAGGGACTGCAGCATCATGATCAACAACCTCAAGGCCTCAGACTCTGGAGTCTATCTGCTGCGAGTTAACGGCCTGCTGTCAAACAAGCCGGATGGATATACATTCAGAAATACAGTCTGGCTCACTGTAACAG CTCTCAGGCAGAAGCCCGCCCTGCAGATCCCCACGCTGGTTGCCGGTCAAGCGGCCACGCTTACTTGCGAGGCTCCGGGGATCTGCTCTGGTTTCATTCCCGCCATAAGTTGGATGTGGAGGTCAACGGAAGAGAACACCTCTCTTGGTGTCGTCCCCAACCTGACGACATCCAACAGCGAGATATTTACATCCCCGTACGGTATCAAATACAGATCATCTTTAGTCTTCACCGCTACCGCCGAACACCACGGCCGGGACATCACATGCAAAGTCTCCTACTGGAGAAACAATGTCACCACGGAGACGACAGGCACACTGAACGTAACCT ATGTGAAGCCACTGTACATCTCGGGCCAGACCACGCTAAAGGCAGGCGACACTCTGATTCTTTTGTGCACCGTGGACAGTTTCCCGCCCTCTCGTCTCACATGGAAGGTTCCCGATTTAAACGCGACAAAGGTGCGACGTGGACTGCAGCCGAGCCCAACCATCACTAGCGCCTATCTCGTTATCCCCAACATGACGACGGCCCACGCTGGACGCTACGAGTGCACAACAACCCAAAATACAGCACACGTCGACGTGATGGTGACAT GGTTTACAGGCATCCTCAATGGGTCTGGATGTTCAATGCGGGGGCCACTGTTGACCTGCGTATGCATCAGCGGCGGCGTCCCGCTACCAGCCATCTCGTGGCCGTTGCTGGGCAACAGGACAGTTTGTAGTGCTGACACCGCCGTTTACAACCACACGATAAATGCCAGTTTTGTGCTACTTGTCGACGATCTCAACATCACTGCTGTGGCGTGTGTCAGCGTGCATAGAAATGGCGAGGACAGGAAAATGCTTCAAGttcaaaaaacattaaaatcggAAG accaagatgtgaaaaaaatcatgagcATGCTTCGTCCAGATGTCTTCATTGCATTTTTAAGTGGTGCACTTCTctccgccatcttgtgttgGCTGTCCAAGACCATCTGCAG aaaagcaaagaaaagctCTGGGGGTCTAGCTAGGGAGCTGATGGACCCACAAGAGGAACCACAG GAATATGCCCTCAAAGATTGCGGCGAGGAAGGGTCCAAAGCGGACGTGGAGTACGCCAGCATCAACTTCTCTGCGTTAAGGAGGAACGACGCCAGGGAGGTGGTGACGAGTCACCATGGCACAGAGTACGCCGAGATCAAGACAAAGGGGGATGGCGATCGATTACCAGAGCAGAACGACGATCAAACAGAGGAAATTAAGGTTGAAGATAGGACAGAATCAGAAGATGAtaagaaagaggaggaagaggaagaggaggtcgTGTATTCAAATGTGAAGGATGCAATGATGTCATGA
- the LOC133501031 gene encoding sialic acid-binding Ig-like lectin 5 isoform X1 — MAAVAGSKSTLGMLFPAWAALLFHGSVYTAGTPDDNMFCNLGFCISLGKMLIVSEEGLCAYIPCSFSAPHFTPQSIVWFKCSQSKGGCGDTEIIFHSKNRSKVSNDFRYRVWMSEIDVSRRDCSIMINNLKASDSGVYLLRVNGLLSNKPDGYTFRNTVWLTVTALRQKPALQIPTLVAGQAATLTCEAPGICSGFIPAISWMWRSTEENTSLGVVPNLTTSNSEIFTSPYGIKYRSSLVFTATAEHHGRDITCKVSYWRNNVTTETTGTLNVTYVKPLYISGQTTLKAGDTLILLCTVDSFPPSRLTWKVPDLNATKVRRGLQPSPTITSAYLVIPNMTTAHAGRYECTTTQNTAHVDVMVTWFTGILNGSGCSMRGPLLTCVCISGGVPLPAISWPLLGNRTVCSADTAVYNHTINASFVLLVDDLNITAVACVSVHRNGEDRKMLQVQKTLKSEDQDVKKIMSMLRPDVFIAFLSGALLSAILCWLSKTICRKAKKSSGGLARELMDPQEEPQEYALKDCGEEGSKADVEYASINFSALRRNDAREVVTSHHGTEYAEIKTKGDGDRLPEQNDDQTEEIKVEDRTESEDDKKEEEEEEEVVYSNVKDAMMS, encoded by the exons ATGGCTGCAGTGGCGGGCTCAAAGTCTACCTTGGGGATGTTGTTTCCCGCGTGGGCCGCTTTGCTCTTCCATGGGAGCGTCTACACGG CAGGCACACCGGATGACAACATGTTCTGCAATTTGGGCTTCTGCATCAGTCTCGGAAAAATGTTGATCGTGTCTGAGGAGGGACTCTGCGCCTACATCCCCTGCTCCTTTTCCGCTCCCCACTTCACACCTCAGAGCATCGTGTGGTTCAAGTGCTCCCAAAGCAAAGGAGGATGTGGCGACACAGAGATCATCTTCCACTCCAAGAACAGATCCAAAGTCTCAAACGACTTCCGATATCGAGTTTGGATGTCTGAGATTGACGTGAGTCGCAGGGACTGCAGCATCATGATCAACAACCTCAAGGCCTCAGACTCTGGAGTCTATCTGCTGCGAGTTAACGGCCTGCTGTCAAACAAGCCGGATGGATATACATTCAGAAATACAGTCTGGCTCACTGTAACAG CTCTCAGGCAGAAGCCCGCCCTGCAGATCCCCACGCTGGTTGCCGGTCAAGCGGCCACGCTTACTTGCGAGGCTCCGGGGATCTGCTCTGGTTTCATTCCCGCCATAAGTTGGATGTGGAGGTCAACGGAAGAGAACACCTCTCTTGGTGTCGTCCCCAACCTGACGACATCCAACAGCGAGATATTTACATCCCCGTACGGTATCAAATACAGATCATCTTTAGTCTTCACCGCTACCGCCGAACACCACGGCCGGGACATCACATGCAAAGTCTCCTACTGGAGAAACAATGTCACCACGGAGACGACAGGCACACTGAACGTAACCT ATGTGAAGCCACTGTACATCTCGGGCCAGACCACGCTAAAGGCAGGCGACACTCTGATTCTTTTGTGCACCGTGGACAGTTTCCCGCCCTCTCGTCTCACATGGAAGGTTCCCGATTTAAACGCGACAAAGGTGCGACGTGGACTGCAGCCGAGCCCAACCATCACTAGCGCCTATCTCGTTATCCCCAACATGACGACGGCCCACGCTGGACGCTACGAGTGCACAACAACCCAAAATACAGCACACGTCGACGTGATGGTGACAT GGTTTACAGGCATCCTCAATGGGTCTGGATGTTCAATGCGGGGGCCACTGTTGACCTGCGTATGCATCAGCGGCGGCGTCCCGCTACCAGCCATCTCGTGGCCGTTGCTGGGCAACAGGACAGTTTGTAGTGCTGACACCGCCGTTTACAACCACACGATAAATGCCAGTTTTGTGCTACTTGTCGACGATCTCAACATCACTGCTGTGGCGTGTGTCAGCGTGCATAGAAATGGCGAGGACAGGAAAATGCTTCAAGttcaaaaaacattaaaatcggAAG accaagatgtgaaaaaaatcatgagcATGCTTCGTCCAGATGTCTTCATTGCATTTTTAAGTGGTGCACTTCTctccgccatcttgtgttgGCTGTCCAAGACCATCTGCAG aaaagcaaagaaaagctCTGGGGGTCTAGCTAGGGAGCTGATGGACCCACAAGAGGAACCACAG GAATATGCCCTCAAAGATTGCGGCGAGGAAGGGTCCAAAGCGGACGTGGAGTACGCCAGCATCAACTTCTCTGCGTTAAGGAGGAACGACGCCAGGGAGGTGGTGACGAGTCACCATGGCACAGAGTACGCCGAGATCAAGACAAAGGGGGATGGCGATCGATTACCAGAGCAGAACGACGATCAAACAGAGGAAATTAAGGTTGAAGATAGGACAGAATCAGAAGATGAtaagaaagaggaggaagaggaagaggaggtcgTGTATTCAAATGTGAAGGATGCAATGATGTCATGA